The segment GGGCTTTTAAACTCCATTTGTTAATGGCTGCTAAAAAGGTGGTTTCGTCGGGAACTATGACGACGCGATCTAGGGTGGGAATGCGCTTATTTAAAGTTGCTATTCGCCGGCCGGTTTGGACGGCCCAAGGTTCGGAGGCATCGGCTTCTAATCGGGCAAAAGGTTTGTTTAATTTTGGTTGCGTTTGTATTAAAATAATCGCCAGGGAGACGATTAAAATTATTACAAAGAATCCCCCAAATAAACGTTTTCCCATAACTGCCTCTATTGTTGCCTTTTGTTATTATACCCTTGGTTTTCTGATTCCCACAACTTTAAAAAGCCGATTTCTCTCAGAAACCGGCTTTTTATTCAGGGTTTAAATTGAGTTGTAGGGCATAGTTTTATTTGCTATTGGCAAAAAGTTTTTGCGTAAAAACTCCATAACTGGGGCTAAAAAATAAAGCTAAAACAAATAATCCTGAGACAACTAAGACAATAGCTGGGCCAGAAGGTAGGTTATAAAAATAACTGAGGTACATTCCGGCAATGCTAGAAAAAATGCCAAGAATTGCGCCTAAAAACATAACTTGATGCAGGCGAGGGACGAGTAAATAAGCTGTGGCACCAGGGGTGATTAATAGGGATAAAACTAGCACCACTCCGACTGCTTTCATGCTGGCAACAACGGTGAGGGCGATTAATACCATTAAGCCAAAATTTAGCCAATTAACCGGCAATCCGACGGCTTTGGCACCGGTGGGATCAAAGGTGTAAAACAGCAGTTCTTTATACAGAAAAACTACTACTAATAAAACTAAACCGGCGATTAAGGCTGTATCTCTAACTTCTGCCGAAGAAACGCCTAAAATATTTCCAAACAAGAAATGATTAAGGTCAATTTTATTGTCTTTTTGCACAAGGGTAATTAAGGTGATTCCCAAGGCAAAAAACGCGGATAAAACAATGCCCATTGCGGCATCTTCTTTGATAGGTGAATGGGTGCGAATCCAAGCAATGGCAACGGTGCTGAGGATACCGGCAATAAAAGCACCGATGAAAATATTTCCCCCTAAAATAAAGGAAATTGCCAGTCCTGGTAAGACAGAATGACTAATGGCATCGCCAAGCAAGGCGAGTCTTTGTACCATTAAATAACTGCCGACAACAGCACAAGTTAATCCCACCAAAATTGCAATAATTAGGGAACGCTGCATAAAGCCGTATTGCAATGGCTCAATTAAGGATTCTAACATAATAGGGAGTGGGAATTTTTGAATGGTTGATGGGGATAATTTTAGGCAGCTTCTGAGAAAAACATGACATGACCACCATAGGCAAGGTAGAGGTTTTCTGGGGTGAGGACTTGTTGACGAGTGCCGGTGGCGATGACTTCTTGATTGAGTAAAATTAAGTCATCAAAATGGGTAATGGATTGGCCTAAATCGTGGTTAACAACTAAGACAATTTTTCCGGCTCCTGCTAGTTCTTGAAATATCTTAAAAATGATGCTTTGGGTTTTTTGATCGATGCCAACAAAGGGCTCATCAAAACAGAAAATTTCGGCTTCTTGAGCGAGGGAACGGGCTAAAAAGACTCGTTGTTGTTGTCCGCCGGAAAGATCGCCTATGCGGCGGTTACGATAGTCGAGCATTCCGACGCGAGATAAAGCATTTTCGGCAATTTTGCGGCTGACTGTGGAAAATCGGCGAAAGAGGCCGGTTTTTCGGACTCTGCCCATCATCACGACATCCCAGACGGTGGCGGGGTATGTCCAGTCTATTTGTGAGCGCTGGGGAACATAGGCGATGCGGTGGAGTTGTTGTGAGAGCGGTGCTGTATCGCACAATACTTGGCCGGTGTGGCTAGAAACTAAGCCTAGCATGGCTTTGAGGAGGGTACTTTTACCGGCCCCATTCGGCCCAATGATGCCGGTGAGCCGGCCACTACGGATAACACAATTAACATCGCGTAAGGCTTCGACGTTGCGGTAGTTGACTCCCAAATGGCTGACGGTGATGCTGGGTGCCGGTTCTGCTGTGTCAAAGGCTTGATAACAATGGGTTTGCCAAGGGTGGCATTTGGTGTGTTTTAGTTGTTTGGAAATGTTCATGGCTAGTGGCTAACTTATATAAAGTGCTTTTTTTGGGTGCGATTTTAACCGCTGCTGTTTGGAAGATTTGGGCAGTTGGGTTGACTTTTTTACCAGCATACCCCAAAAATGAAAGAAAAATGAAAAAATCTATAGACCGGCTTAATCCGATAGATAGAGGTAGCTTATGATTATCAGTCAAAATAGAAGAAACCTTTGGAGAATAGGATTTTTAATTGTTTTGTCCGTCTGGGTTGGTGGGTGTATTCCGCAATCAAAAAATGAGCAAAACACAGCAGGAAATAAGCCGAATGTCGTAGCAACTAGCACAATTATTGAGGATTTGACAGAAGAGATTGCTGGCGATGAAATTAAGCTAACCGGCATTTTAAAACCAGGGACAGATCCTCACGTTTATGAGCCGGTGCCGGCGGATACGGTAGCATTAGAAAAAGCCCAGCTAATTTTGTACAATGGTTATAATTTAGAGCCTGGTTTAATTAAGTTGATGAAAACGGCGGGAGGCAATGCCAAACAGGTGCCGGTGGGTGAAGTTTCCCAACCGTTGCAATTAGAAAAAAATGGCGAAAATGTACCCGATCCGCACGTTTGGGGAGATGTAAAAAATGCAATTAAAATGGCAAAGGCGATTCGAGATGAGTTAATAACGCTTTCTCCAGAAGACAAAGATAAATTTACACAAAATGCAGCAAAACTAACCGCAGAATTGCAAAGTTTAGATGAATGGATTAGCAAACAAATTGCTACAATACCGCCAAATCAACGGCGATTAGTGACAACTCACGATGCTTTTCAATATTATGCTAATGCTTATAAATTGGAAATTATCGGAACATTAATCGGAATTAGCACAGAAGAACAACCAAGCGCACAAACCGTGAAAAGATTAGTCGATTCTATTAAATCTGCACGAGTGCCGGCTGTTTTTGCAGAGACAACAATTAACCCAACTTTAATTACAACCGTAGCAGAAGAATCCGGCGTCAAATTAGCACCAAAACAGCTTTATTCTGATTCGGTTGGGGCAGCCGGCAGCGAGGGTGATTCTTATATTAAAATGATTGTGGCTAATACGCGAACTATTGTCGATGCTTTGGGGGGAAAATCTCAGCCGTTTATGCCTTAAGTTTTTTGAGTTATGGTAAAATTTTCCTTTGTTTAAGATTAACATTGTTAGCATGACTCAAAAAAATCTGCTTATTATTATTTGTTTGGTTGCCGGTTTTTTCTTATCCCTGGTGGTGGGGAAAACCTGGTTTTTATCACCGGCACCCCAACGAACAAATTTAACGGTATCCGCTGCGATTAGTCTCACAAATGTTTTGCAAGAAATTCAGCCTCTTTATCAACAAAGTAAGCCGCAAGTTGGGGTTACTTATAATTTTGGGGCTTCCGGTGCATTGCAGCAACAAATTGAACAGGGGGCGCCGGTGGATGTGTTTATTTCCGCTGCTACAAAACAGATGGATGCTTTAGAGAAAAAAGGGTTATTGGTGGAGGATACGCGGCTTAATTTGCTGAGAAACAAGCTAGTTTTAATTACCCCAAAAAACGGCGCTGCAATTAGCAATTTTAAGGATTTAAGCCTGTCAGATATTAAGCGGATAGCAATTGGTGAACCTAAAAGCGTGCCGGCGGGGCAATATGCTCAGGAAGTATTGACAAATTTGGGTACATTTAATCAACTTAAATCAAAGTTAATTCTCGCTAATAACGTCCGGCAAGTTTTGACTTTTGTTGAAACCGGCAATGTCGATGCTGGCATTGTTTATTTAACCGATGCAAAGGAATCAAATAAAGTCCAAATTCGCGCCACAGCCCCGGAAAACTTGCACTCTCCGATTGTTTATCCGGTGGCGGTTTTAAAGAATAGCAAAAATGTTCAAGCCAGCAGAGATTTTGTTGATTTTATGAAAGGCAATAAGGCAAAAGCTGTGTATGAAAGGTACGGATTTGGCGTTTAAATAAAGGCTGGTTTTATTGCGATAGCAAATTAAGTAATGAGGCCAAAAATTGCCTTATTTCAAGGTCAAAAAGCTATGGAAAGTCAATTTGATTTCTCTCCCTTATGGATATCTTTTAAAACAGCCACAACCGCAACAATTATTACTTTTTTCTTAGGAATAGCTACTGCAAAATGGATGCTAGAATATCGCGGCAAAGCCAAACCTGTCATCGAAGGTTTATTGATTTCGCCTTTAGTTTTGCCGCCGACAGTGGTAGGATTTTTGTTGCTATTGTTGTTTGGCAAAAACGGGCCGGTAGGGCAATTTTTATCACCAATTAACATTAATATTATTTTCTCATGGCCGGCCACAGTCATTACAGCAACGGTGGTAGCATTTCCTTTAATGTATAAAACTGCTTTGGGTGCTTTTGAGCAAATTGATGCTAATTTGTTGAGTGCCGGTCGCACATTAGGAGCATCAGAATGGCGAGTTTTTTGGCATATTATGTTACCCTTAGCATGGCCTGGAATTTTAGCTGGGACTATTCTATCTTTTACCCGCGCATTAGGGGAATTTGGCGCAACTTTAATGCTTGCCGGCAATATTCCAGGGCAAACTCAAACAATCCCAATGGCAATTTATTTTGCTGTAGAAGCAGGAGATATCCGACAAGCTTCTCTGTGGGTAATTATTATTTTAGCTATTTCTTTAAGTGTTCTCACAGCCATTAACTTATTGCCAGCAAAAATCAGCCGTCCCCAGGTTATTAGTAAGGTTGAAAAAAATCACTTTATCCCTTCGTTACCTCTGAGCAATAATGATTTTCTGAAAGTAGAAATAGAAAAAGAATTAACCGGCTTTTCTTTAAAAATTGCCATGAATGCCGGTAGAGAAACCTTGGGAATTTTAGGCGCATCTGGGGCTGGCAAAAGTATGATATTGCGCTGCATTGCCGGTTTAGAAACTCCCAGCCAAGGCAAAATTATCTTAAATAATCAAGTTTTATTTGATTCACAGCAAAAAATTAACCTCCCCCCCCACCGGCGCCGCGTTGGAATTGTTTTTCAAAATTATGCCTTATTTCCCCATCTCAATGTCGCTCAAAATATTGCTTTTGGCTTGCATAATTTGCCCAAAAACCAACGAAACCAACTTGTTAGGGAAAAAATCACCCAAATGCAATTACAAGGCTTAGAAAACCGCTATCCGCATCAACTCTCTGGCGGGCAACAACAACGAGTCGCCTTAGCAAGAGCCTTATCCACAGAACCGGCAGCCTTATTATTAGATGAACCATTTTCAGCCCTTGATACTTATTTACGGCATCAACTCGAAAAACAACTAAAAGAAATCTTGATAAATTATCAAGGAGTAGCCTTATTTGTTACTCATAATCTTGAAGAAGCCTATCGCCTTTGTCAAAATTTAATGGTGGTTGATAAAGGAAAAATTGCTGCTAAAGCACCAAAACAAAATATCCTTGAACGTCCTTCTAGTTATGCCGTTGCGCTGTTAACCGGCTGTAAGAATTTTTCCCGAATTAACAAGCGCGGATCTGATTGTGTGGAAGCCCTCGACTGGGGCTGTACATTGCGGGTTAGTGGGCCGGTTTCGGAATCTTTAATTTTGGTGGGAATTCGCGCCCATCACTTAATTTTAACAAAGAATTTCAAAGGAGAAAATATCTTTCCTTGTTGGTTAGCGCAAAGCAGTGAAACTCCATTTAGGATGACACTTTATTTAAAACTTCATTTTCCCGCCACCCATTTGCAAGACTATCATTTGCAAGCAGAATTATTTAAAGAAAAATGGGAAAAAATCAAAGATAAGCCGTTTCCTTGGTATGTAAAATTAGAGCCAAAGCGGTTGATTTTGATGGCAGAGAAGTAAGGGGGGACTAGGGACAGAATGCGTTACCATCGCAGTTGAGTTGTCTGGCACCGGCTTTTTACCCATCCCCACACATTGCCCAACCCCCACAGGATAAGATAATCTAATAAACTGCCAACTACACAATTACAGCAAAATCTCGTGCTCGATCTCAAACAAATCCGCGAAAACTCAGAAGCAATTCAACAACGCCTCAACCTACGCGGCGGAAACTACGATTTACAGCCAATATTACAACTCGACATCGAACAAAGAGAACTCGAAAAAAACCGCTCTCAACTGCAAGCACGCAGTAACGAAATCGGTAAATTAGTCGGCCAAAAAATGAAAGCCGGCACCAAACCAGACGATCCAGAAATCATTTCCCTCAAAGAAGAAGGAAACCAACTCAAAACTCAACTCGCAGAATTAGAACCCCAAGAAAAACAACTCAAAGAACAAATTCAAACCCAACTCCTCACATTTCCCAACCTCCCCAGCGCCACAACTCCCACCGGCGCCTCCGAAGACGAAAATATCGAAATTCGCCGTTGGGGAGATGAATATATCCCCCAAAATTCCGTTTTACCTCATTGGGAAATCGGCGAAAAAATGGGGATTTTAAACTTTGAGCGTTCTGCCAAAATTGCCCAAAGCAGATTTGTAACTTTAATGGGGGCCGGTGCAGCCCTAGAACGTGCTTTAATTAGTTTCATGTTAGACCGGCATATCAAAGCAGGTTACACCGAAGTTATCCCCCCAGTTTTAATCAATACCGCCTCCCTCACCGGCACAGGACAATTACCTAAATTTTCCGAAGAAAGTTTTAAATGTGCCGACGATGATTTATGGCTCGCACCCACCGCAGAAGTACCCGTCACAAACCTCTACCGAGATGAAGTTCTCGAAGCAGAAAAACTACCGATTAATCACTGTGCTTATACTCCTTGTTTTCGCCGCGAAGCCGGCAGTTATGGCAAAGATACACGCGGTTTAATTCGCCTCCATCAATTCAATAAAGTTGAGTTAGTTAAATTTGTTTCCCCAGAAACTTCCGAAGAAGAACACCAAAAACTTGTAGCCGATGCTGAAGCAATTTTACAAGCTTTAAAGTTGCCTTATCGTGTGATTGAACTCTGCACCGGCGACCTTGGCTTTAGTGCTGCGAAATGCTACGATTTGGAAGTATGGCTTCCTTCGGCTGGGAAATATCGTGAGATTTCCAGTTGCTCAAATATCCATGATTTTCAAGCTAGACGTGCCAATATCCGCTTTAAAGAAGCCGGTAAAAAAGGAACTCAATTTTTACACACACTTAACGGTTCTGGTTTGGCTGTTGGACGCACTATGTCGGCAATTTTGGAAAATTATCAGTTAGCTAATGGGACTATTCGTGTGCCTGAAGTTTTACAAGTTTATTTGGGGCGCGAAGTTTTGTAAGATTTAACCGCAGATAAACGCAGATAAACGCAGATGGGTTTTCTGTTTTTATCGGCGGTTAATTGTTTTTAGTGGCGCAGGCGTCCCGCCTGCGATTGCGATGAGTACACAAATGCGTTTATCCGCGTTCATCTGCTATAGGATGCGGTTAATTATTCTCTAAAATCCTAGGTCATATTTGGCTGCTTCTGCGGCTGCGATTAGTTCTTCTTCTGGCATTTGTTCATAGTCTGGATCGCCGATTTCTGCGTAAAATTGCTCATCATAGGGACGAGTTTGGACTACTACCGGCATCGGGACTGCATGACCTAATATTAATGCTTGTTGTTTAGAATCGAGTTTTGCTAATACTGATTTTAAGCTATTTCCTCCAGACACGCCGGTGAAAATTGCGTCAATGTCTTTATTATCATTTAATAATGCTGTGATCCGTGTTCCAATTTGCGACATTACTTCGTTATCAATTCCTGATGGACGTTGATCGACAATTAACAGCGTTACAAAATACTTTCGCATTTCTCTGGCAATTGTGCCAAAAATTGTAGACCTCACACAAGCTGGATCTAAAAAACGGTGTGCTTCTTCAATCGTAATTACTAGCTGTCGGGGCCGGTCATTGATGCTTTTTGTTTGCAAATATAACTCTGATTTCTTGACATAGCTTTCATGGATGCGCCGCGAAATCATGTTTGTTGCCAACATATAAGAAAGCATATTTGACTGGGTGCCAAATTCGATAATAACGTGCTTTCCTGCACTCAAACTTTGTAAGATTTTATCAATATAATTAGTCTTGCAAGAAGGCTGTAAATATTTGAGTTCATTCAACTTCATTAATTTGCGTTGCAACGCCATGATTGAGGATTTATTCCCGCGTTTCTCTTCGCAAAAAATCTGGATTTCTTCATTTTCCATTGCCAAAAGTTGATTAATCCAAGATGACTGAAATTCAGCCCGCAAAATCCGGGCATTTTCTATCGCCGCATCGGAAATATTTAACTCGCGTTGCACTAATTCCACATCTTCAACGTCAATATGATCGTAGCTGAGATACAATTCTTGAGCATCTCTGACACCCCGCCGGCGTGTTGATTCTGGATCAAGGGTATAAATTTCTACCAAACTTGGAAATAATTGTCGCAAACCTTTAACTGTACTGCCTTGTTTTGCTTCTGTCATAGCTTCCCAGCCATACTCAGAGTGCATATCAAAAATTAAATTTACCGCCGCTTGTTTGCGAATTACACCCGAAAGTAAAAGGCGAGTTAAAAAAGATTTGCCGGTGCCAGATTTGCCAAAAACGCCATTACTACGCTCTACAAATCGGTTTAAATCTATGCACACCGGCACGTCCATGTCAAGCGGTTGACCGATGGCAAAGTTTTTACGCAGGGGGTCATCTTCCCAGCCAAAAACACACCTAAAATCGCGCTCTGTGGCATCAAAAACCTGGGAAAAATGGCTGGGAATTGTTTTCACCGGCATTAACTCCATTTGTTCACTACTCGCGGCTTTATAGGAAGCCAAAGCAGAAGAATTTTGCCCAGATTTCTTTTTGGATTTTTTGCTTTCTGTTTCTAAAATCGTGCTAGGACTCCAGCCATTATCTGCAACTTCTGGAGTCAGCATCAGCATCGGTGAAAGTTCAATGGTGCCATAGGTGCCGCTTCCTGCTAAAACGGCTTGCAAAAAATCATCTTCCGGCAAAGGTGGGTTTGCCATAATTCGCGGACTTGATGTGCCTAAAGAAACATCCGTCAGCATACAAAAAAAGTGCGAACGCACGCCGCGAACTACCAAAAATTTACCGACGCGCATATCTTCGACGGAAACATCCGGGTGAAGGCGTACTTCTAACCCTTCACTTAACGAGCCTTGAATTACTGAGCCTAACGGCTTGTCTGCACTCATGCCACACTTTATAAACTCTTTTGATCATCTTAAGATGATTTTTGCATCAACAGCAAAAATTACTTAAGGCTAAAGCTTGCAAAGGAGGTTCCCAGGTAGAAACCCAGGAACCAAAAATATCTAGGCTGCGGGACTTAGACACCGGCCCAGAAAAGGTTTTTTAGCAATTTTCCGGGGTTAACCCCAGTATTTTTGTCAAAAAACCCGCTTTCTAACATCGCTTAATTCCTAGAAAAGAGAATTAATCGATTTGAATTGAGGTCGGTCTGCTGCTTGACGAAGAGGTAGTTGTGGGAATTAGCGGTTGCCTGTATTCTGCATACAACCGATCTCGCCAGTTGAAAAAGATTTCATAGTCTGGGTTATCCGCAATTCCGGCAACGCCTTTGCCGCGCAGGGTTTCCGGTAAGTCTAAATACGGGCCGGTGGGGAATTTTAACAAGATTGACAAACCGGCCACTGCAAAATCAGCCACCGTTGGGGTATTTCCCAGCAAATAGGGGACTTCTTTGAGGATCGTGCAAAGTGCCTCCAAACTTTGTTTGATGCTGTCGGTGGCGCTGCTAACCGCTTCTGGGGTTGCGCCGAGTCCGATACCCAGGGTTTTGAGGATATCCGAGGGGACTGCTTCGACCAAGTTTTTCAGAAAATCTGGTGTCGCGGCGGGGAGTAAGGCGCTGCGGAAACGTTGGTCTTGGCTGAGGCCGCTAAATAAAACTTTGCGGCTTTTTTGTCCGATGGATTCGTCGGCCCATTCTTCTAAAATTGTGGTGAGTGCTCGCTCTTTGGCATCGCTGGGATAGAGGGGCCGGTCGGGATATTGCTGGTCTAGGTATTGGGCGATGGCGGTGGAGTCGGCAATAACGATGTTTCCATCTTTGAGCACGGGCAGTTGCCGCTGGCCGCTCAGCCGGTAGACTTCCAATTGTCCTACGCCTGGGGTAACTTCGATTTTTCGGTATTGCAAACCTTTGTAGTCAAGGATCAGCCGGACTTTTTCGCTGTAGTGCGACAGTTCAAATTGATAAAGTTCTAACACTGTGGTTCTCCTGTGAGGGGTTTGTCCCCTTCTGATTAGTTGAAGTGTGTCATATTGTTTAATATATCTTTACAATCTCTTCACACAACCAGGAGATCACCCCAGTGAAAAATCAAAATTTGCTTAGCTTTGGCAAAAAAGTTGCGGCTGCTGTAACGGTAGCAGGCACAATGATGTTGCTGAGTGTGCCGGCGGATGCTAAAAATTGCGACAGCCACAGCGCTGATAAAGCACCAAGTGCCGGTGAGACTCAACCTGTGGCCGGTGGGCCTTCGGGGGCAACTCAGCCATCCAATATTGTCCAAATTGCCAGCCGCAATGCTTCTTTTAGTACGCTGACTCGTGCTGTGAAAGCTGCCGGTTTGGTGGATACGCTTTCTGGCCAAGGCCCGTTTACGGTTTTTGCTCCCACTGATGCTGCTTTTGCGGATTTAGAAAGACAAGCACCCGGAACTTTGGAGACGCTTCTTAAACCCGAAAATAAGGCTAAATTGGTTCAAATTTTGACTTATCATGTTGTGCCTGGTTCTGTGAAGTCTACTCAGCTTAAGGCCGGTAATGTCAAAACTGTTGAGGGTAGCGCGGTGGCTGTTAACCTTGATGGCGGTAAGGTGATGGTTAATCAAGCCAACGTTATCTCTGCGGATCTCGAAGCAAGCAATGGCGTTATTCACGTTATTGATAAGGTGATTTTGCCTCCTAACCTTTAGGGCTGAGTTAAGAAGAATTTAAGCGATTTTAATCTACCCCGGTTTCTGGCTGGAAGCCGGGTTTTTAACGTCGGCTCTGGGATTCGACATCTCAGCAATGGCAATGGTACACTGACATAAAGGTTTTAGTTGGGTTTTTTCATAAGCACAAATTCACAAAGACAATGCTTTTTATTGAGCTTTGCAGCTAAGGGAAAACAATAATGATTATCAAAAATCGGAAAAATAAGTTTAAAAATTTGGGATGTGTGATGGCAATTTTGGCCGGTGCTTTGGTGGGGGGGCCAGTTGAAGCACAATATTATTACGGGCCGAGTATTTTTAGCCCGGTTGTTTATTCGCCGACTCGCGGGACGTTGTTGGCTCAACTCAAGCAAATGGATTGCAAGAATTTGGTTTCTGTGTTAGAAAAAGCTCCGAAGGAATTGGTAGATCGCATCAATAAAGGCGAAGCTCTGACTATTATTGCTCCCACAGATGCGGCTTTTGCAGAATTTGGCTCTGAGCAAATTGAAGAGTTAATGAAACCGGAAAATAAAGATAAGTTGGTGGAGTTTTTGTCTTATCATTTGGTGGCCGGTCAAATCTCTGAAGCGGATATTAAGGCGGGGGAAATTAAAACGCTTTCTGGTGTGCCGGTTCGCTTAGAGGCGGAGGCGACTTCCCAAGAATTTAAGATTAATGATGCAAAATTGGCCGATCAGCCGCTTCTGCTCAAAAATTCCGAGAATAGTGATGTGGTTGTGGTAATTGTTGATAAAGTGCTTGTACCACCGGCAAGGCAATCAAAATAATTTTAAGGGCGGGTAAGTTTTCTGCAATTACGAGGAAAACATCAAGGCTCTGGAACTTAAATTTAAGGAAAAGCGTCTTGTTGATTTTAAATGTTTGATAATTTCTCCCAAACATATCCGAGGTATTTATGCAGGCCAGATATAAAAATTTAATGCTCAAAGTTGCTGGCTTTGTGGGAGTTGTGGCGGTGAGTCTGGCAAATAGCGGGGCGGTGCTGGCTCAGTATTATTATGGGCCGAGTTTTTTTAGTCCGGGGGCTTATTATCCTGCAAGAGCAGGTTCTTTGATTGGGCAGTTAAAACAGTTGGGTTTTAGTAGGTTGGCACGAGTTTTAGAGGGTTCTCCAGAGTTAGTTAATACGCTGAACCAAGGCGGGCCATTTACTATTTTTGCACCCACTGACGAAGCGTTTGATGCTCTGCCGGCCGGCACTTTAGAGCAGTTAATGAAAGATAAACCGCAATTAGCAAAAGTTTTGTCTTATCATTTGGTGCCAGGAAAAGTCACAGAAGCCGATATCCAAGCGGGACAGGTGAAAACTTTGGAAGGTAATGTAGTGAATTTGGGCGTGAATGCGGCAACAAACCAAATTACTTTGAATAATGCGAAGCCGGTGGATGATTGTTTTAATATCAAAAACCGCAGCGATAATACGATTACTTTTGTGGTAATTGATAAGGTTTTGTTGCCCCCACAACGTTAAGATATAGGCGGGGGAAAGCCTAGCAAAGATTTGGTTTTTTCCCCCCGCCGCTTAACGAAAAATCTCAGGAACTCTCCGCATAGCTTCCTTCATTCCTTCACTTAACCGGCCCAATTTTTCTGAAGCTTCCACAATCCGATCTCCCTCAACGTGCAATTCGGAAGAGGGATAATTTTCGATTATTTCTAAGAGCGAAACTTGATTATCTTCGCTTGCAGAAAGCACAATTGCCGAGCGCAAAGCGACGCGGTTTGCAGTGGTTGTGGGGGGATGAATGACTACAGAAATTTGATCGAGGAGTACCCCTCCCAAGGGATGATTGAGGGCTTTATCTGCAAATAATAAATCCACCGGCACTTGTCTTGTTAGTGCTTTGCGTGTTTGTTCGCTATCTCTTTGGGAGACACGCAAAACATCTTCCAAGGCGGGGGAAACTTCGCCGGTTTCGGCAAAATTTTGCAAGTCTTGCAGGGGGATAGATGCCTGATGAATGCCGGCATTAATCACTACTTTTTCGGCTGCGTTTGCCTGCAATATTCCTCCACCCAAACCAACAAAAAAGCTGGGGAGGACAAGAAAACAAAATGTATGTAATTTGGATAACTTCATGGTTGCGATTCGTGGTTAGGGGTTGGGTATTGGAGACTGGGAAAATAGGTTTTTTGTTTCTACATTAATTTTATGTTTGTTTGGTGATTTTAACCTCTAACCAATGGCTAATATCTCCTCTGGCTGGGGCAACCACACAAGTTTTTTTCCCTATCAGAAGGGGGGGATTTTGAGTATTGACAAATGTGGGGGCTGT is part of the Ancylothrix sp. D3o genome and harbors:
- a CDS encoding metal ABC transporter permease yields the protein MLESLIEPLQYGFMQRSLIIAILVGLTCAVVGSYLMVQRLALLGDAISHSVLPGLAISFILGGNIFIGAFIAGILSTVAIAWIRTHSPIKEDAAMGIVLSAFFALGITLITLVQKDNKIDLNHFLFGNILGVSSAEVRDTALIAGLVLLVVVFLYKELLFYTFDPTGAKAVGLPVNWLNFGLMVLIALTVVASMKAVGVVLVLSLLITPGATAYLLVPRLHQVMFLGAILGIFSSIAGMYLSYFYNLPSGPAIVLVVSGLFVLALFFSPSYGVFTQKLFANSK
- a CDS encoding metal ABC transporter ATP-binding protein yields the protein MNISKQLKHTKCHPWQTHCYQAFDTAEPAPSITVSHLGVNYRNVEALRDVNCVIRSGRLTGIIGPNGAGKSTLLKAMLGLVSSHTGQVLCDTAPLSQQLHRIAYVPQRSQIDWTYPATVWDVVMMGRVRKTGLFRRFSTVSRKIAENALSRVGMLDYRNRRIGDLSGGQQQRVFLARSLAQEAEIFCFDEPFVGIDQKTQSIIFKIFQELAGAGKIVLVVNHDLGQSITHFDDLILLNQEVIATGTRQQVLTPENLYLAYGGHVMFFSEAA
- a CDS encoding metal ABC transporter substrate-binding protein; this encodes MIISQNRRNLWRIGFLIVLSVWVGGCIPQSKNEQNTAGNKPNVVATSTIIEDLTEEIAGDEIKLTGILKPGTDPHVYEPVPADTVALEKAQLILYNGYNLEPGLIKLMKTAGGNAKQVPVGEVSQPLQLEKNGENVPDPHVWGDVKNAIKMAKAIRDELITLSPEDKDKFTQNAAKLTAELQSLDEWISKQIATIPPNQRRLVTTHDAFQYYANAYKLEIIGTLIGISTEEQPSAQTVKRLVDSIKSARVPAVFAETTINPTLITTVAEESGVKLAPKQLYSDSVGAAGSEGDSYIKMIVANTRTIVDALGGKSQPFMP
- the modA gene encoding molybdate ABC transporter substrate-binding protein; the encoded protein is MTQKNLLIIICLVAGFFLSLVVGKTWFLSPAPQRTNLTVSAAISLTNVLQEIQPLYQQSKPQVGVTYNFGASGALQQQIEQGAPVDVFISAATKQMDALEKKGLLVEDTRLNLLRNKLVLITPKNGAAISNFKDLSLSDIKRIAIGEPKSVPAGQYAQEVLTNLGTFNQLKSKLILANNVRQVLTFVETGNVDAGIVYLTDAKESNKVQIRATAPENLHSPIVYPVAVLKNSKNVQASRDFVDFMKGNKAKAVYERYGFGV
- the modB gene encoding molybdate ABC transporter permease subunit, coding for MRPKIALFQGQKAMESQFDFSPLWISFKTATTATIITFFLGIATAKWMLEYRGKAKPVIEGLLISPLVLPPTVVGFLLLLLFGKNGPVGQFLSPININIIFSWPATVITATVVAFPLMYKTALGAFEQIDANLLSAGRTLGASEWRVFWHIMLPLAWPGILAGTILSFTRALGEFGATLMLAGNIPGQTQTIPMAIYFAVEAGDIRQASLWVIIILAISLSVLTAINLLPAKISRPQVISKVEKNHFIPSLPLSNNDFLKVEIEKELTGFSLKIAMNAGRETLGILGASGAGKSMILRCIAGLETPSQGKIILNNQVLFDSQQKINLPPHRRRVGIVFQNYALFPHLNVAQNIAFGLHNLPKNQRNQLVREKITQMQLQGLENRYPHQLSGGQQQRVALARALSTEPAALLLDEPFSALDTYLRHQLEKQLKEILINYQGVALFVTHNLEEAYRLCQNLMVVDKGKIAAKAPKQNILERPSSYAVALLTGCKNFSRINKRGSDCVEALDWGCTLRVSGPVSESLILVGIRAHHLILTKNFKGENIFPCWLAQSSETPFRMTLYLKLHFPATHLQDYHLQAELFKEKWEKIKDKPFPWYVKLEPKRLILMAEK
- the serS gene encoding serine--tRNA ligase, with the protein product MLDLKQIRENSEAIQQRLNLRGGNYDLQPILQLDIEQRELEKNRSQLQARSNEIGKLVGQKMKAGTKPDDPEIISLKEEGNQLKTQLAELEPQEKQLKEQIQTQLLTFPNLPSATTPTGASEDENIEIRRWGDEYIPQNSVLPHWEIGEKMGILNFERSAKIAQSRFVTLMGAGAALERALISFMLDRHIKAGYTEVIPPVLINTASLTGTGQLPKFSEESFKCADDDLWLAPTAEVPVTNLYRDEVLEAEKLPINHCAYTPCFRREAGSYGKDTRGLIRLHQFNKVELVKFVSPETSEEEHQKLVADAEAILQALKLPYRVIELCTGDLGFSAAKCYDLEVWLPSAGKYREISSCSNIHDFQARRANIRFKEAGKKGTQFLHTLNGSGLAVGRTMSAILENYQLANGTIRVPEVLQVYLGREVL